A single window of Melospiza georgiana isolate bMelGeo1 chromosome 6, bMelGeo1.pri, whole genome shotgun sequence DNA harbors:
- the CDKN1C gene encoding cyclin-dependent kinase inhibitor 1C yields MSNVHLSGTAALERLSARRALVEHGRSPVCRSLFGPVDHEELGRELRERLREMGEDDQRRWDYNFQTDTPLPGPGRLRWEEVEAGAVPAFYRETLQVGRCRVPLVRAPPSPPPPPAAGKG; encoded by the coding sequence ATGTCCAACGTGCACCTCTCCGGCACCGCCGCCCTGGAGCGCCTCTCGGCCCGGCGAGCCCTGGTCGAGCACGGCCGCAGCCCCGtctgcaggagcctcttcgGGCCGGTGGACCACGAGGAGCTGGGCCGGGAGCTGCGGGAGCGCCTGCGGGAGATGGGGGAGGACGACCAGCGGCGCTGGGACTACAACTTCCAAACCGACACGCCGCTGCCGGGGCCCGGCCGCCTGCgctgggaggaggtggaggccGGCGCCGTGCCCGCTTTCTACCGGGAGACTCTGCAGGTGGGACGGTGCCGCGTCCCCCTCGTCCGGGCGCCCccgtccccgccgccgccgcccgccgccggcaAGGGC